CTCATCAGGCCGATACCAATAGCGCCAAGAAAATTTGCAAAAATAGCTCCAGCTTCCATATTTTTAGTCAGCCAAAAGATCATCCAGCCTACAGTACCAGTGATACCGCAAGCATTCAGCAGCCTTCTAGGAACATTCGTGACGATCCCAAATGTAATTGTGCTTAAATAACTAAAAAGACAATGAATCACAATTTCCAAAATAATTTCTCCTTACATAAATAGTTTAAAAACAATTGCAATGCCAATACCGATCGAACCTGCAATAAAAATGGCTTCTGTCGCGCGTGCTGTTCCACTTAATAGATGACCGGCCAAAATATCTCTAAATGAATTTGTGATCGCTACACCAGGAACCAATGGCATTACAGCACCAATAATGATATTATCGACATTACCAGCTAGGTGAAAGGTCACAGCAAAATAGGCAAGCAGGCCAATTGTAAAGGAGGCTAGAAAATCATCTAGAAATTTAATATTCAGCCATTCTTTAGTGAAGTGTGCCACACTAAAGCCAGCCATACCAATAAAAAAAGTAGCTAAAAAATCATTCCAACTTCCACCGAAAATATACATCAAAGTACAACTGACAATGCCGGCTGCAAAAATTTGCAGCGTCATTGAGTACGTTGGGGCCTCAGAGTCGATATTGACTAATCTATAGTTAAGCTCAGCTAATGAAATTTCTTGGTTGGCAAATTGACGTGAAAGATTATTGACAATAGCCACTTTTTCCAGATTAATGCTGCGTTCCGTCACGTTTTCTAATTGAGTAAAATTACTGGAGCGAAACCCCATAAAAAGACCCGTGGCAGTTACATAGCTAACACTTTCTTTTTGACCAGCATTTTCTGCGATACGATTCATTGTGTCTTCAACACGATAGACCTCAGAACCGCTCTCTGTCATTATTTTTCCAGCTAATAAGCAAGTATCTAAAATGAGTTGTAAATCTTTTTGTTTTGATTCTGTCATTACAAAAACTCCTTGAAGTAAAGTATGCGATAAAAACAGTGTATCACTTTTTCTATAGGTTTGAAATCATTGATTTATTAGAAATGAGCATGTTCCCTTTTTTAGAAATGTTTTTTCTTTACTCCTAAGGCAAGAAGTAAAAAAGCAATATTTTTGAGCGATTATTTAAATTTTGCTTAGAATTATAAAGATACACTAAAAAAGTAAAGGAAAACTCTCAGATATCCAAAACATCCTTGCTTTTTCTCAGTAAAAGTCCTATCCTTATGTTAACAAACCAAAGGGGTCTAGATATTATGGATAAACAATGGTCACTGTATTCAATAAGCAGCTTCATTTTACTTGTATTGTTAGTAAAAACGTTTGAACGAGGGCATATTGCTTTGAGTATTTTTTTAGCGGTGCTTTTATTGGTACAAGTGACAGGATCAGTTATCTGTGTTCATCAAAAAAGACAAAAAAAAGAAATCCCATCTTCTAAATAAAAGAAGTGGGATTTTTAATTTTTGCTTAAATCAAATCAAAATGCTTCAAAGCATGAACAATACCGCCATCAGTATTGTTCTTTGTGATGTAACTTGAGCGTTCTTTCAACTCAATACGAGCGTTGCCCATCGCAATTTTATTATCGCATGCATCAAATAGCGCAAGGTCATTGATGCCATCTCCAAAAGCAAAGGTAGGAACTTTCGGCAGCTCAAGAGTTTTGAATAAGTTTTGAACACCGGAACCTTTTGAGACACCTTTTCGAACGGTATCAATAGAATAAGGGCCGTTTCGGTAAAAGGTCATCTCAGGGAAGTGTTCCAAATAATGTTCATCACCATCTTCAGAGAGGACTAACATCATGTTCACCGACTTATTTTCTGTATTAAAAGGATCGATC
This sequence is a window from Enterococcus wangshanyuanii. Protein-coding genes within it:
- a CDS encoding threonine/serine exporter family protein; the protein is MTESKQKDLQLILDTCLLAGKIMTESGSEVYRVEDTMNRIAENAGQKESVSYVTATGLFMGFRSSNFTQLENVTERSINLEKVAIVNNLSRQFANQEISLAELNYRLVNIDSEAPTYSMTLQIFAAGIVSCTLMYIFGGSWNDFLATFFIGMAGFSVAHFTKEWLNIKFLDDFLASFTIGLLAYFAVTFHLAGNVDNIIIGAVMPLVPGVAITNSFRDILAGHLLSGTARATEAIFIAGSIGIGIAIVFKLFM